From a region of the Paenibacillus lutimineralis genome:
- a CDS encoding TetR/AcrR family transcriptional regulator — MTSRKQEKYEMILDAAEKVIAENGFHGSQVARIAKEAGVADGTIYLYFKNKEDILISLFQNRLGSLVESFKNNISEEDSAEEALYKICDIHFSLLEENIHLAFVTQIELRQSSLELRKAIGQAVKPYIQLIEHILIKGVADGSFRKNLDTRLTRQLIFGAMDEVVTSWLISGQKYSLTSQVANTVDFFIRGLK, encoded by the coding sequence ATGACAAGTAGAAAACAGGAAAAATATGAAATGATTTTGGATGCCGCCGAGAAGGTGATTGCTGAGAATGGATTCCACGGATCACAGGTAGCCAGAATTGCCAAAGAAGCTGGAGTAGCAGACGGTACGATATATCTATATTTCAAAAACAAGGAAGATATCCTCATTTCCCTGTTCCAGAATCGTTTGGGTAGCCTTGTGGAGTCGTTCAAAAACAACATTTCCGAGGAAGACAGCGCCGAGGAAGCTTTGTACAAAATATGCGATATCCACTTCTCCCTTCTTGAGGAGAATATTCATCTGGCCTTTGTGACTCAAATCGAACTGCGCCAGAGCTCCCTTGAGCTACGCAAAGCGATTGGTCAGGCTGTGAAGCCCTATATTCAATTAATCGAGCATATTCTGATAAAGGGCGTCGCAGACGGGAGCTTCCGCAAGAATCTGGACACGAGATTAACGCGTCAGTTAATCTTCGGGGCTATGGATGAGGTCGTCACCTCATGGCTGATCTCGGGACAGAAATACTCCCTGACATCACAAGTAGCAAACACCGTGGATTTCTTCATCCGAGGTTTAAAGTAG
- a CDS encoding electron transfer flavoprotein subunit beta/FixA family protein: MNIFVILKQTFDTEEKISIQNGKIAEDGVKFIINPYDEYAVEEALRQKEQLGGSVTVVSVGPARVAEALRTALAMGADEAVLIQNDDSESDEFTISSLLAAYFRDQAFDLILGGYFSVDNGAGQTAVRLARLLDIPHASAITHLQITSNHATVNRDAEGDTETIEIRLPALFTAQQGLNEPRYPSLPGIMKAKKKPFLTLEQQQLNGIEAEIAPKTVRTALSLPAERKSGRILQGTIQEQTVELVHLLRNEDKVI; this comes from the coding sequence ATGAACATCTTCGTAATCCTGAAACAAACCTTTGACACCGAGGAGAAAATCAGTATTCAAAACGGCAAAATTGCCGAAGATGGCGTCAAGTTTATTATCAATCCTTATGATGAGTATGCTGTTGAAGAGGCGTTACGTCAGAAGGAACAGCTTGGCGGTTCAGTTACCGTAGTATCTGTTGGTCCAGCTAGGGTCGCCGAAGCACTAAGGACAGCGCTGGCCATGGGTGCGGATGAAGCTGTTCTGATCCAGAATGACGATAGCGAGAGTGATGAATTCACTATCTCTTCTCTTCTGGCCGCTTACTTCCGGGATCAAGCCTTCGATCTTATTCTCGGCGGCTATTTCTCGGTTGACAACGGCGCCGGCCAGACGGCGGTTCGATTAGCCAGATTGCTTGATATTCCCCATGCCTCCGCGATTACCCATCTACAAATTACATCCAATCATGCGACAGTTAACCGCGATGCGGAAGGAGATACCGAGACTATTGAAATTCGTCTGCCTGCCCTTTTCACCGCCCAGCAGGGCCTTAATGAACCGCGTTACCCTTCTCTGCCTGGGATTATGAAGGCTAAGAAGAAACCTTTTCTTACCTTGGAGCAGCAGCAGCTTAATGGGATAGAAGCAGAAATCGCCCCGAAAACAGTACGTACCGCCCTCTCCCTGCCCGCTGAACGTAAGAGCGGCCGCATATTACAAGGAACCATTCAAGAACAGACCGTAGAGTTAGTTCACCTGCTTAGGAACGAGGACAAAGTCATTTAA
- a CDS encoding electron transfer flavoprotein subunit alpha/FixB family protein, whose translation MGNTYVIVAETKGGRLRQVSLEAIHAAALASHEEDKRIALLLGHQLKEAADELARYTEVILIDHPDLASYQAEIYFAALTQALDPIQPYAVIFGHTAIGRDLAPQIAAHLNAGQISDVTAISGSGDAIAYTRPLYAGKAFENRQFSSSPQVITIRPNNIAPAQPASTSSSITELSYTPSTSLRSVIKEVVSKSAGRIDLTEAKVVVSGGRGVKSKAGFQPLEELAEVLQGAVGASRGACDAGYCDYSLQIGQTGKVVTPEIYIACGISGAIQHLAGMSQSRIIIAINKDPEAPIFKVADYGIVGDLFEVVPILAEEFRKLLCAPN comes from the coding sequence ATGGGGAACACCTATGTCATCGTAGCCGAGACCAAGGGCGGCCGACTTCGCCAGGTCAGTCTTGAGGCGATTCATGCCGCTGCCCTAGCTAGTCATGAGGAGGATAAACGGATCGCTCTGCTGCTTGGTCATCAACTCAAAGAAGCTGCTGACGAGCTGGCACGTTACACAGAAGTCATTCTGATCGATCATCCCGACTTGGCCTCATATCAGGCAGAGATTTATTTCGCTGCACTAACCCAAGCGTTGGACCCGATACAGCCTTACGCTGTAATCTTTGGCCATACTGCCATTGGACGGGATCTTGCACCACAGATTGCTGCTCACCTAAACGCCGGACAAATCTCTGATGTCACTGCTATTTCCGGATCCGGCGATGCTATTGCCTATACTCGTCCCCTCTATGCCGGGAAAGCGTTCGAGAATAGACAATTCAGCAGTTCACCACAAGTCATCACGATTCGCCCCAACAATATTGCACCCGCTCAGCCTGCTAGCACGTCTTCTTCGATCACCGAATTATCCTATACTCCATCAACTTCACTTCGCAGCGTAATTAAAGAAGTTGTTAGCAAATCCGCTGGCAGAATCGATCTCACGGAAGCCAAAGTCGTCGTCTCTGGTGGCCGCGGAGTCAAGAGCAAAGCTGGCTTTCAACCTCTTGAGGAGCTGGCGGAAGTATTGCAGGGTGCTGTCGGTGCTTCACGTGGCGCTTGTGATGCCGGCTACTGTGACTACTCGCTGCAGATTGGCCAGACAGGTAAAGTAGTAACCCCTGAAATATATATCGCCTGTGGCATTAGCGGAGCGATCCAGCATTTGGCTGGCATGAGTCAATCTCGCATCATTATCGCGATTAACAAAGACCCGGAGGCCCCGATCTTCAAAGTGGCGGATTACGGCATCGTCGGCGATCTGTTCGAGGTCGTGCCGATATTAGCAGAGGAATTTAGAAAACTACTATGCGCCCCGAATTAA
- the ptsG gene encoding glucose-specific PTS transporter subunit IIBC: MFKRLFGILQRVGKALMLPVALLPAAGLLLGIGNMLISPEFLSLVPALDNSVVHAVATVMMNAGQIVFTNLALLFAVGVAVGLSGGEGVAGLAAIIGYLVMNVTMGTVIGVTTAMVGTDPAYANVLGIPTLATGVFGGIIVGILASTMYSRFFKIELPSYLGFFAGKRFVPIMTAATSVLLGLLMVVIWPPIQSGLNSASYFMLEQNRTLSALIFGIVERALIPFGLHHIFYSPFWFEFGEYVNKAGQLVRGDQQIFMAQLRDGVPFTAGTFMTGKFPFMMFGLPAAALAIYHEARPENKKYVAGIMGSAALTSFLTGITEPLEFSFLFVAPILFAVHTIFAGLSFMTMHLLGVKIGMTFSGGLIDYLIFGVIPNRTPWWYVIIVGLILAVIYYFGFRFVIRKFNLKTPGREDPDNIEEGAEEGRAVQQDDLPHNILSALGGGENITHLDACITRLRVEVKDKGNVSKDRLKKLGASGVLEVGNNIQAIFGTRSDTIKTQIADIMSGKAPQAAEKTEVVKPAEVEQQAARDGDAIINEDIVMPVNGELMDISSVPDPVFAERMTGDGFAVLPHEGLIASPVYGKVFNVFPSKHAIGIMSDGGKEVLVHIGVNTVKLKGQGFNILVKEGDLVAAGQPIMEVDLSYVKEHAPSIISPIVFSNLPEGAEVKLNKTGILSSGEGSIVTIK; this comes from the coding sequence ATGTTCAAGCGTTTGTTCGGTATATTGCAAAGAGTCGGTAAAGCGCTGATGCTGCCGGTCGCGCTGCTTCCTGCCGCAGGGTTGCTGCTCGGTATCGGCAACATGCTGATTAGTCCAGAGTTTCTAAGTCTCGTTCCAGCTCTAGATAACAGCGTCGTCCATGCGGTGGCCACGGTTATGATGAATGCCGGGCAGATTGTGTTTACGAACCTAGCCTTGCTGTTCGCCGTTGGTGTTGCTGTCGGTTTGTCCGGAGGGGAGGGCGTAGCTGGGCTGGCTGCGATCATTGGTTATCTCGTTATGAATGTAACCATGGGCACGGTCATCGGCGTAACGACGGCGATGGTCGGTACAGATCCGGCTTACGCCAATGTGCTGGGCATTCCAACACTGGCTACCGGCGTGTTTGGTGGGATTATTGTTGGTATATTGGCCTCTACGATGTACAGCCGCTTCTTTAAAATCGAGCTTCCGTCCTACCTCGGCTTTTTTGCTGGAAAACGATTCGTTCCCATCATGACGGCAGCAACCTCAGTGCTGCTCGGTTTGTTGATGGTTGTCATTTGGCCGCCAATTCAGAGTGGATTAAACTCTGCTTCCTACTTCATGCTGGAACAAAACCGAACCTTGTCCGCATTGATTTTTGGTATCGTGGAACGTGCGCTGATTCCATTTGGTTTGCATCATATTTTCTATTCGCCATTCTGGTTTGAATTTGGAGAATACGTCAATAAAGCCGGACAGTTGGTTCGTGGGGACCAGCAAATTTTCATGGCGCAGCTCAGAGATGGGGTGCCGTTTACGGCAGGTACCTTTATGACCGGTAAATTCCCGTTCATGATGTTTGGGTTACCCGCCGCGGCGCTGGCGATCTACCACGAAGCCCGACCTGAGAACAAAAAATACGTGGCCGGGATTATGGGTTCAGCCGCGTTAACATCGTTCCTGACAGGGATTACGGAACCGCTCGAATTCTCCTTCCTGTTCGTCGCTCCCATTCTGTTCGCTGTGCATACGATTTTCGCAGGGTTATCCTTTATGACGATGCATCTGCTTGGTGTCAAAATCGGGATGACCTTTTCGGGAGGCTTGATCGACTACCTCATCTTTGGGGTAATCCCAAACCGGACCCCATGGTGGTACGTTATCATCGTTGGTTTGATTCTTGCGGTCATTTACTACTTCGGATTCCGCTTTGTTATCCGCAAATTCAATCTTAAAACACCAGGCCGGGAAGATCCAGACAACATAGAAGAGGGGGCGGAAGAAGGCAGAGCCGTTCAGCAGGATGATCTGCCGCACAATATTTTGTCCGCGCTTGGTGGCGGGGAAAACATCACTCACCTCGATGCCTGTATTACCCGTTTGCGGGTAGAAGTGAAGGACAAGGGCAATGTGAGCAAGGACCGACTCAAGAAGCTGGGAGCTTCCGGCGTGCTTGAAGTCGGGAACAATATTCAGGCGATCTTTGGGACACGTTCCGATACGATAAAAACGCAAATCGCTGATATCATGAGCGGCAAAGCTCCGCAAGCGGCTGAGAAGACTGAAGTCGTAAAGCCGGCCGAAGTCGAACAGCAGGCGGCTCGTGATGGAGACGCGATCATTAACGAAGATATCGTGATGCCGGTAAATGGTGAACTGATGGATATTTCCAGCGTTCCTGACCCGGTATTCGCAGAAAGAATGACAGGTGACGGTTTTGCGGTTTTACCGCATGAAGGTTTAATCGCTTCCCCTGTTTACGGAAAAGTATTTAACGTATTCCCGAGTAAGCATGCTATCGGCATCATGTCAGACGGCGGCAAGGAAGTGCTTGTACACATCGGGGTAAATACCGTGAAGCTGAAGGGTCAGGGCTTCAACATTCTTGTTAAGGAAGGTGATTTGGTAGCTGCCGGACAACCAATCATGGAAGTGGATTTGTCTTATGTGAAGGAGCATGCGCCTTCGATTATTTCTCCAATCGTGTTCTCCAACCTACCGGAAGGAGCAGAAGTGAAGCTAAATAAAACTGGCATACTGTCAAGTGGTGAAGGAAGTATAGTGACGATTAAGTGA